Proteins co-encoded in one Brassica oleracea var. oleracea cultivar TO1000 chromosome C4, BOL, whole genome shotgun sequence genomic window:
- the LOC106340809 gene encoding uncharacterized protein LOC106340809, which produces MPENAKHGPRLSFSQDFCHYDSIPIEQSPLRTHSEPSTINFDFSIPGGVISGESSWSAEEFFSDGKMLPTEIKKIPEKDGTGLYTNPIGDTKPVLEIGLTATGAIRNTVPFHVPSEPCRPGPETNPIRNAHEIEEIEEDEERPTVNPCWGIKKRSERLNSEVGLPLLSDNPTGSNYKQTETMKLEVSSPSSSSSNCSSQKPLLSKKSHGDYSNGGGIKVNSFLDVFPGGSLFGLGSIIVGSGSDKNKKISVFCHW; this is translated from the coding sequence ATGCCGGAAAATGCCAAGCACGGTCCAAGACTCTCCTTTTCTCAAGATTTTTGCCACTATGATTCCATACCGATCGAGCAAAGTCCATTACGAACTCATTCGGAACCTTCAACCATCAACTTCGATTTCTCCATTCCCGGCGGCGTAATCTCCGGTGAAAGCTCGTGGTCCGCCGAAGAGTTTTTCTCCGATGGAAAAATGCTCCCCACAGAAATCAAAAAGATACCCGAGAAAGATGGAACCGGTTTGTATACGAATCCAATAGGAGATACTAAACCGGTTCTGGAAATCGGATTAACGGCGACGGGAGCCATACGCAATACGGTGCCGTTTCACGTTCCTTCTGAACCGTGTCGTCCCGGACCGGAAACGAATCCAATCAGAAATGCTCATGAAATAGAAGAAATCGAAGAAGATGAAGAGAGACCCACTGTGAATCCGTGTTGGGGGATTAAGAAAAGAAGCGAACGTCTCAATTCCGAAGTTGGGTTGCCATTGCTTTCGGATAACCCGACCGGTTCGAATTATAAACAGACAGAAACTATGAAGCTCGAGGTTTCGTCTCCTTCTTCTTCTTCTTCAAACTGTAGTTCTCAGAAACCGCTATTGAGTAAGAAGAGCCATGGAGATTACAGTAACGGCGGAGGGATTAAGGTGAATTCGTTTCTGGATGTGTTTCCGGGAGGGAGTTTGTTTGGATTGGGATCGATCATTGTCGGTAGTGGAAGTGACAAGAACAAGAAGATATCAGTATTTTGTCATTGGTAA